CCAGCGGCGTAGACGCACGTCTCCCCGGGCCCGAGGGTGCCGTAGATGTTCGTACAACGAAGGTCCCGGCTCGCGTAGCAGACGTCGCGGTCCGCCTCTTCCAGGGAGAGCACCTGACACGCGGGTTTCCCAGGCTCGGCCGAGCTTGGGACCGATGCGAAGCCAACATGCTGCCACCATTCGGCGTTGTCGCACGTCACCTCGCCGTTGACCGAGTCGCCGAGCTGCACGGAGATGGCACCGTTCGTGGGATTGCGAGCGGCTCCGAGGACGTCTCCCCCGACGTCCCCGTAGCTCGCGAGGCTCTTTGCAGGCATGTCACACCCCGAGCTGTAGCGTGTGCGGTTTGATGAGCTTGAGCTGCGTCAGCGTCCCCTCGCTGCGCGACTTGATGAACGTCCGCTCGACACACCAGAGAGGCTCGTGGATCCCCAGGTAGTCGTCATCGACGTCCACGAGGGTATTCACAGCCCAGGGATATCCGGCGTACGTGTGTCCCATGACCGTATACGTCGCGACGAGGTATTCCTTCTGCTTCATCGCGAGCTGGCGACGCGCAAAGGCAGCGAGCTGGTCGATGGTCTTGGACTCGTCGTCCTTGATGAACATCGGTTTTTGCGTGAACACCGAAACGATGCGGTCCTCCTTCGGCACAAGCTCTTGCCGGATCGGCAACACCGTCACGCCGGGGTATCTCGCGATGATGTTCGCAGCAGATTTCACCGGCTGCCCCGCCGTGTTCACGGCGACGAGTTCGTTCACCGCGATGCACTTGAGCTTCGTCTTCGCGAGGTCGGCTCCGCTCGAATGCCCCACCGCGACGATGCACGAGGGTTGAATCTCGACGTTAATGTTCGACTCGCCATCGAGGACGTTGTTCGCCGCCCCGTCGAACTGCCGGATGACCTTGTGGATCGCGGGCGTCGTGAAATCCGGGGCGTCGACGATGACGCCGCTCCCGTCGGCCGCCGCCCACATGCGAAGCCCGAGGCGGGAGAGGAGGCGGTCGATGAGCTGATAGGCTCCCTCGCCGATCCTGGGCTTGAGCTGGTCGAGCGGGAGATTCTTGAGGTCCGGCCGGTTCCGCGAGATCACCTGCGTCACGGTCGCGGTCTTGAATTGGACCTCCGCGCTCTTCCCGTCCGAGGAGACGACGCGGCTCGTCGCCTCCTTGACGGTGAACGTCTGCGTCTGCGCCTTCCCCCGCCCCTTGGGGTATCCGGTGACGATGTTGTAGTTCTTGTCGTCGCCTACGTAGATCGTGTCGATGCCGAACTGCCCGAGGATGGCGTAGAGGAAATCGGCGACGGTCTGATTGGACGTGATCTTGATCTTGGGGTCGATGCTCGCCGAGACGACGGGCCCGAGGATGTCGCGCCCGCTGATCTGGTACGTCGTGCCGCTCGCACGGCTGTGAGACTTGCGGACGCGCTCGATGTACCCCGTCGACTGGAGGCGGTCGTTGATGGCGATCTCGATCTTGGCCCCGGCCACAAAGATCTGGTTGTAGAGCGTGGGGTCGTTGGTCGAGAGCGTGAAATCGAACGCGGCCGTCGGGGAGATGAAATCCTCCCGGATCGTGCATTTGTCCCACGTCTTGACCTCGAACGAGAGACCTTCGACCCGGAGGACAGCGGTGTCCAGTTCGGATTGACCGTCACGCAGAGCCAAGGGTCACGACCTCGGGTAATACTTGACGAGGGTGTAGGCGGGAATCACGGGACGGGCGCGAGGGAGCGTGGGGTTCAGCTCCAGCAGCTCCGCCACCGTGGTCTTGAGCTGAATGGAGAGCCCCACGAGCATCGTCGGCCGCTCGGTAATGAACGTGGAGACGTCCTTGTTCGAGGACGTGAGGATCTTCGAGCGGATCTCCCGTAGAGCCACGGCGAGGTTCTGGCAGTTCTGCCAGATGCGGGCGGCCCCAGCCCCGAGCGGCCCGAGGTTCGTCGTCGTCCCCGTCGTCGCGTCCGTCACGACGACGCTCGCCGCTCTGTCGATGCTGTTCGCGAGCCGTTGGAGCTTCCCGATCCCGCTGTCGATCTTCGCGATGGCCCGCTGCCCTTGGAGGGTCGTGGAGTCGACGACGGCCGTGAGGCTGTCGACGAGTTCGGAGAAGCTCTGCTCCCCGTCCTGGGGCGCAAAGACAGACGGTGGAGGATTCAGCGTCCCGAGCTGCGCGTCGAGATCAGCGGCCGTGGACTTCGCGAACGACCTCTCCGACGGCGTGAACGCTGGCGTCTCCGCGTCGTCGTTCGTCTCGATGAACGATAGGTCGACGAAAACGCCGCCCCGGTTGTCGGGGTTGAGCGAGACGTCCCACGAGGCGGGCTTGCAGCGGACGGGCCCGTAGAGCGGGTGGTTCAACGTCCCCGTTGTCCGGTCCATCCATGCATCGCGGACCCTCAAGAACGTCGCGGGGAACAGGTCGTCCCACGTCTCGTTTTTACCTCTCGCAATCGTGGAGGCGACGAAAACGCCCGTGACCTTGTACACGAACGGAGCGCGCCCAGTACCTTCGACGAACGCCCCGTCTCGGTCCGCTCGCTTGTGGAGCGGAGCATCCTGCGTGCCGCTCTCGGAGATGTTCGCGATGGGGAACGGGATGTCCCTCCAGGAAGCCTCTTGGAGGGTCGAGAGGATATCGCTCATGTCACCTCTCCGTCAGCGGCTTGGTACGAGCTGCGTCGCCAGCGCTGTCACTCAGCTTTTCGAGGTTCTTCGCGGCACGCTCGATTGACTGCGTGAACTCGTCCCAGTTGACCTTCTTGGCGCCTGCTGCGACGTTCTCCTCCTGCTTGGTGATGGTGTCGTCGCGGAAGCGCTCCAGGGTGTCCCTGGTGCCCGCGCCCATCCCCTCCCACTTGGAGAAATCGAACCCCGTGTTCTGCTTCGAGATGTAGTCGATGATCGCCGTGGCCTGCTCGTCGGCCGTCCCGCTCTGGTTGACCTTCGCCGCACCGGCGATGGGGCTCTGGACGAACTGCTTGAGCCCGGCCTTGTCCGCTGCGAGCGCCTTGATTGCCTCCTCGCGGCTGACAGCGGCCTCCGGCTCTTCGGCCTTGCTCAGCGCAGCCTCTTGCTGAACGAGCTTCGCAGCGAGCTTCTCCCGCTTCGCGAGAAGGCCCGGGAGAGCATGCATCTTCGCCCCAGAGTCCGAGCCTCCCTTGATGCCCTCGATTTGCTTGTCGAGATCGTCGAGCTGGCGCCCCGTGGACTCGGCCTCTTCGAGGGCCTTTGCCTTGGCGATCTCCTTCTGGAGCTTGCGCTTCGTCCGCGTGTCCGTCTCGGGGATGAGCTTCTCGATGAGGCTCGCGAGGGCCAGGAGGGCGCTCGCCACCGTGGTCGCCGCGGAGGCAATCTGGGGAGCCTTGTTCGCGAACGATTGAATGACCGGCGCGAGCTGGGGAATGAGCTTCGTCAGCCGGTCCTTGATTTGGTTCATCGCGCTTTCGAGCCTCTCACCGCTCGTCCGCATGACCTTGTTCGCGGCTTCCCGGACGGTCCCCTCGTCCATCGCCGCCTTGCGCATGCCCTCGAACGTGCGCGTGGCTTCCTCTGCCGCCTTGTTGAGGCTCGCCGTGTCGGTCTTCCCGCCCCCGGCTTTGATAGCGTCCTGGAACGACCCCATGAACTGCTTCACGAACGCGGCGCTCGTATCCGAGAGCCCCATGGCCGTGAGGTTCGCCATGTTGCCCTTCGACTTCACGAGTGCCGTCCGGATGGCGCTCCCGAGGTCGGCGATTTGGCCTTCCTTGTTCAGGACGCCCTTACCGAGCTTCTTCCCTGCCTCGACGAGGAAGCTGTTCAGGTTCGTCATCGAGACGTCGGCCTTGCCCGTGACACCGCCCGATTGCAGGGCCGCACCAATCGACGCCATGCGGACGTCGGCGTTCCCAGCGAGGCCCGCGAAGTTCTTGACCAGCTCGCCGCCGAGACCGGCGATTTCCTTGATCGTGAACTTGCCGCCCTGGATCTGACCTTGCGCGAGCTGCGTGAAGAGCATCTTTTGCAGGTCTTTCCCGCTCATGCTCTGGTCCGTGTTGTAGATGGCGCTCGTCAGATCGGCCAGCTCGGTAAGGCTCGCCCCGTACGCCTTCGAGAGCATGGCGAGGTCTTCCATCGCATCGAATGCGAGGCTCGCGTTGCCGGTCTTGTCCGAGAGGCTTGCCGCCGCCTGGGCGGCCTCCATGGCGTCGATGTTCCACCGGGCTTGCACGGCCCGGGACTTGTCCATGACCTCTTGCGACTTGATTGCGCCGGCCGAGGAGTTCTCCATTTGAACGGCGAACTTCTCCAGGGCGAACGCCGGCTTGATGACGTCGTTCACCAAGAAGCCGCCGAACTGCTCCAATCCGGCCGTGGCGAGGCTGATGCCCTTGCTCAGCATCGCGAACGCCCCGCCGATGAGCCCGACCTTGGTCACGAGGCTCCCGAGCCCACCCGTCAGGCGGTCGGCGAATGCTCCCGCACCCTCATTACCGAAGAGAGCGCTCGAATCCCTGCCCGATGCCCTCTTGACCCGTGTCCCGACGCTGGGCGCCCCCGTCCCGGGGATGCTGCCCCCGAGGGCGTCGGACATCGCCTTCGCGATCTTCGCTTTGGCCTCGGCTTCGGCCTTGTAGATGTCGACACGCTTCTTCGAGGCGGCCCTCGCCGTCTTGATGGACTGCGTCTCGATTTGGACGAGGAGGTCCCGCACGCTCACGAGCGCAGCCTTGACCTCACCGATGCCATCGGCGGTCAGCGCAATGCGGACTTCGGACGCCATTTGTCCTTCCTCGTCTCAGGCTCGATGCCCTCGTCGCGGGCTTCCTTGGCCTTCAGGATTCGCTCTCGGACTCGTCGGGCTGCCCAGAAGGCGAGTCGCTGCCCGTCGGTGAGGGGACCAGCCTTCGGGCCATAGAAGTCACGAGCTGAGTCACACCCTCCCAGCTCATAAATGCTAAAGGGAACGCCGACTCCGCGGATGCCAGCCGCTCGATCCACGCCTCCACTTCGGCATCACTCATCGTCGTGACGATCGGCCCGAGATCCGTCCTCACGACGTTGTATTCCTTCATGAGGACGCCGATCTCGTCGGGCGTGAGGTACTTGCCGATCTCCTCTTTGCTGCGGAAGAATGACTTCGACACGTCTGCCGGATCTCGGCAGACACGCCAGAGGATCTCGATCGAGGCGCGCAGCTCGAAGATCCGGTTGTAGCCCTCCGCCATCTCGTCCGACTTGGGCACCTCCTTCAGGTGCTCCTTGAGCATCTTCCGGACGTACTTCTCGGATTCGAGGTTCGCGAGGAAGCTCTCCTCCTGCGTCATCACCCACATGGCCACCTGAATCGTCTCCCCGTCGATGAGGCGGGGGAAATCGACGAGCCGGTGGGGTCGTGGCGATTGCGTGATCTCGGCCCAGAGCTGTGCTGTCGAGATGCCTGTGGGAGGCATGCCCATTGAAGTCTCACCCCTTCTACGCAAAAGGGCCGGATAGGTAGACCCTTGCCCACCTATCCGGCCCTCGGTTGGCCCTCACGGGCCGAGTTACTGCCAGGAACCAGGACCGCCGCGGAAATTGAACTCCAGCTTGGCCTCGGAATCGACCGCGTGGCTGAAGTTGTCGTCGATGATCGACCCCTTCACCGTGAGGGTTCGACCCGCGGCGAAGACCGTGACCTCGACGATCTCCACGAGGTTCAGATACGGCCCGGGGTCGAGTTCGAAGTCGGCGCTCGGGACGGCGTTCGACACCGTGATTTCGGTCATCGGACTGCCGGGGCTCTCGCCCGCGTATCCCTTGGCGACCGTCTTCACGGGCTGCGAGCCGGACGTACGCTTGATGGTGACGCTCGCCTCTTCGGAGAGGAGCAGCGAGTTCACGTAGACGACGGCCTTGGAGTATTGCTGAAGGTTCGCCATGGTCTACCTCCTCACGCCACCTGGTTGATTTCGTTGGCGATCTGATCGAGGACATCGATCGGTTGCAGCGGGATCGAGACGTTCACTCGGTTCGAGTTCACGCCGCTTCGCTGCACTTGCGTGCCCTTCTTGATGTCGGCCGCGTTTTGCAGCATCGCGTCCTCCGCGTAATCGTCGGTCAGCCGATCGACGAGGGCCTTGACGACCCTCGGCGTGACGACCTTGTTCGTCGACCCTCCGCTCACGATGGGCTCGTTCTTCTTGGGATCGTCCGCCAGGAGCGACCCTCGGAGCTGTGCCGCCTGCTTCGCCTGGAGGTCGTCGGCGTAGCGGTCGCACACCGTGACCTTGTGGGCATCACGGATGCGGTAGTCGACGACCGAGCCATTCTTGTACCGCGTCGTGATTCGCTTCACGAGGTAGGTACGCCCGCTCGTACGGACACCGATGGGCGTCACGCCCGCATTGAGGGCGGCCTTGATCTGCGAGCGGGTCGGAGCCGTGCCCGAGAGCGGAGCCTTGATGCGCCACTGGTCGTTTTGACCATCCCCATAGAAGTTGAAGTTGAGCTTCGGCGGGAACGGCGACTCCTCCAAGGCGTAGACGGCCGCGTTGTGGGCGGCCATTTCGCAGGGCGGCATGTCGCTGTTCTGGAGCCACACCATTTCGGCCCGGGCCCCGTTCAGCGCGTCCACGATGGTGATGGTGTTCGCCAGCGTGTCGACGCTGGCCGCGACCATCCGCTGACGGATGTTGTTGAGCGGGAGCGCTTGGGTGTTGATCTGGCCGAAGAGCGCGACGAGCTGCGTCTGGTCCTGCGCGGCCGGGGCGATGTAGTAGAACCGCCGAGCGACGATGGTCGTCAGGACCGCCGAGATGTCGTCCGAGACCGTGCCGCCCGTGACGAGGGTCGAGGTCGTCGGCGTGACGCCGACACCCGAGCCCGAGAACGGGATGATCTTCGCAAAGTACCGGACGAAGTTCGCGCGGAGCCCCTTCTGCTTCGTCGTGATGGTGATGACGCCCGACGCGTTCGAGGCCGTGACCGGCCAGTGGTCCTTCGCGTTGATTTGCGTCACGGCCGCAGCCGCGACGGTCGTCGCGGAATCACCCGTGACGAACCCGACGTCACAGAACTCATCGGCGATGAAGATGCGGAGCGTCCCCGCCGACGTCGCCGGACCCGTGATCGTGATCGTCCCCGTCGCCGCCGTGGCGGAATCCCCCTCGGCGACCGCGATGGCGTAGAGCGGCGTCGTCTGGTTGATTTGCAGGAATCGCCGGACCTGGCGATGAAGCTCCGAGCCGGCGCCGAACAGGGTGATGGCGTCCTGCTCGGAGGTCATCGAGACGGCGGTGTCGGGGCCGTAGAGCGTGTTGGTCGAGCCCGCGCCCGAGGAGAGAAGGTTGCCGATGAGCAGGGCGTAGTATTGGCCGTTGCCGATCCCCAGCTCTCCGACTGCGAAGTTGATTTGAGCGTATTCGCCCGGAACGGGATCGTCGGCGGCGAGCCCCGTGAGCACGATTTCAGCCATGTGTTACTCCGAAGGAAGGTAAGCGAAGCGAATCAGGAAGCCTTGAAGGAGATGCCCGCGTGCTTGGCGGTCTCTTCGTCGGCAGCCTCCAGGCTGCCCGCTCGAAGCTCTTGCAGGTATTCGAGACGGTACGGGACCTCGACGGTTTGCTCCGTCGGGACCCACCCGCCGTTCGGCCCCGCCTTCGGGTCGTGCCGGCGGCCCACATAGCGGAGCACGCCTTGCTCGAACGCCCCGAAATCGGGGACGAGGATTGCACCGACGGTCTTCACCTTGAGTGTCTTCATGGCGTAAAATCCTGCGAAACCTCGACAACCGTCACTTCGTCGTCGGGCGTGCCTTGGGAGACGCTGAGCGTCGTGTCGATACCCCCGAGCGGGAGCAATCCGGGGTTGAGCTGTTCCCGCTCCTCGACCTGGAAACTCATCTCCAAGGTCGGAAACACGAGGTCGGTGCGCGGGTTGACGAGGTGGCCGAACTGGTAGGAGTCAGGCGCAATCGAGGCGATGCCGCCGTCCCCAAAGACGAGCGCGCCGTTCTGGTAGCTCGGGTCGTACCCCTGCTGGGTCCGGTCATTGATGACCCTCAAGACCGACCAAAGGAGCGGCGACATGCTCAACATCTGGGCCGCCGTGAGGGTCGGGAGCGCGAAGATGAGCCGCCACTCCGTCTTCAGGCGATACCAGGCGACCGTCTTGTCCCTGATGTCCCCGCGGACCCTGTAGAGCGCCAGGAGGGGGAACCGATACTGGGCCTCTTGCAGGTAGAGCGCGGGGTCGTAGGTGACCGCCTCTGCGACGAGCTTCCCTGCAAGGCCCGAGAGCCCGATTTGCGCCACGAGCGCGTCCCAGTACGCCCCCAGGTGGAGGTTCAGGACCGCCTTGAAGTAGTCGAGGGCCGTGGCGAGCGCGGGGTCGAGGACGGTCTTGGCCGGCAGGACGGGCGACGCGGGGACCGGGTACGATACCGCGCCAACCTTGAATTCACCGTAGTCGGCCATCTATATGGAATCGTGTGCCCGCAGCGTGGAATACAGTGGATTAGCGGACGAGCCTGTTCAGGGCTCGAACCACGACGCTCGTGGCCTTCTCCATGAACTCCCCAGCAGGTGCCATGAACGGTCGTGCTGCCGCGGGACCGACACGCTTGCGGAAGATGGTCTCGCCGTTGACGACGAATCGCAGGGCTTTGCCCTTGGCCACGACGGGGCCACGGCCGTGCTCGACCCAGTGGGCGTACTCTGCGCCGGCCACGAGGGAGACTTTCGGCCCTGCTCGCTCAACGTCGATGCTCTTCTGGAGGGCGCCGCTCTTCTTCGGGACGAGCCTTTTGGCCTCCATCGCGCCAAGCTTGGCGAGGTCCTCCAGGCCGTCGGCCACCGCATCGTCGAGCCCGCCGATGATGCGATCGAGGTCGGCGATGGCGTCCTTGGCGTCCACCTGAATCATGGGTCGCGCGTGGAGGTCTTCCGGACCGTGAAGTAGAGGGACCAGTTACGGTCGACCTCTTGGGAGATCTTCTTGAACCACGCGCCGGCTTCGATTCCTGGGCCGGTGAGCTTGTAGTAGACCGAGCGCGGATTCGGCGCCTCGGGAGGATTGAAGTCCTCGACCATGAGGCCACCCGTCACGAAGGGCGGGAACGCGCCCGTGAACTCGGGCGTGAAGGGACCGACGCGGTAGTCGATGTCCTCCCACGTGCCGCCGGAGGCAACGACGTCCTCCTGCTTGACCCGCCGGACCTTCACGCGCCGGCCCTGAATCTCCAGGGGATAATCGGTCACCGTTTTGGTCCCGTCGCCGACCGTGTCCCCCGACCAGTCGACGACGCGCATCACGACGTCGTAGCGGCGAAATCCGAGGTCGGCGAGGAGCACCCGCGCCCCCTCGAAGATGGGCTTGCAATCGTCGACGAGCGTCACTTCACGGCCTCATCGCCTCTGTGAGGACTCGCCGAAACTCCTCCACCTCGTCCGTCGAAGTCCCATTCGCGAGGGCCACGACAACACGAGCGAAAGTGACCCCCGTGGTCACAGATACGACGTGTTGCCCCATGGTGTGAGAGAGGCAAGCCGCCCACAGCTTGGTCGCAGCGCGAGGGCACCACTCGGCCAGGCTCCCCACGGGTTCGTCGGGTACCAGCTCGATCGACAGTTCGCCTACGTAGATTTGCACCACCGCACACCTCACATGTTCATGAGGAAGCCGAAGCCGCTCGACATCCCGTTCGTCTGCGACCATTGGTCGCCCACATACCCGCCCTTGCCGAACACGTTGGAGGCGATGGGCACGCCCATGAAGCTCGACAGCGCGGAGACGAGCATCCTGCCGTAGTCGGTCACGCTGTTGAGCTGCGAGTTCGAGAAGGTACCCTCTCCGCTCGAATCGCCGAACTCGATGCGGTCGTCCGCGCTCTCCACGGCCTTGAGGCCGGCATTCTGGAGAGCCTTGTCGATTTGGGCCGGGTCGCCAGCGTTCGCGCCCATCACGTTCGCGAGGAGCGTCAGGAGCAGCTCGACCTTGGCTTGGCTCTCGGGACGTGACCCGACGACCTCGATGGCGTTTTCGAGCCTCGGGTTCGCGTACCGATAGACGTCT
This DNA window, taken from Polyangium spumosum, encodes the following:
- a CDS encoding DNA circularization N-terminal domain-containing protein; this translates as MSDILSTLQEASWRDIPFPIANISESGTQDAPLHKRADRDGAFVEGTGRAPFVYKVTGVFVASTIARGKNETWDDLFPATFLRVRDAWMDRTTGTLNHPLYGPVRCKPASWDVSLNPDNRGGVFVDLSFIETNDDAETPAFTPSERSFAKSTAADLDAQLGTLNPPPSVFAPQDGEQSFSELVDSLTAVVDSTTLQGQRAIAKIDSGIGKLQRLANSIDRAASVVVTDATTGTTTNLGPLGAGAARIWQNCQNLAVALREIRSKILTSSNKDVSTFITERPTMLVGLSIQLKTTVAELLELNPTLPRARPVIPAYTLVKYYPRS
- a CDS encoding HK97 gp10 family phage protein gives rise to the protein MIQVDAKDAIADLDRIIGGLDDAVADGLEDLAKLGAMEAKRLVPKKSGALQKSIDVERAGPKVSLVAGAEYAHWVEHGRGPVVAKGKALRFVVNGETIFRKRVGPAAARPFMAPAGEFMEKATSVVVRALNRLVR
- a CDS encoding phage baseplate assembly protein; the protein is MALRDGQSELDTAVLRVEGLSFEVKTWDKCTIREDFISPTAAFDFTLSTNDPTLYNQIFVAGAKIEIAINDRLQSTGYIERVRKSHSRASGTTYQISGRDILGPVVSASIDPKIKITSNQTVADFLYAILGQFGIDTIYVGDDKNYNIVTGYPKGRGKAQTQTFTVKEATSRVVSSDGKSAEVQFKTATVTQVISRNRPDLKNLPLDQLKPRIGEGAYQLIDRLLSRLGLRMWAAADGSGVIVDAPDFTTPAIHKVIRQFDGAANNVLDGESNINVEIQPSCIVAVGHSSGADLAKTKLKCIAVNELVAVNTAGQPVKSAANIIARYPGVTVLPIRQELVPKEDRIVSVFTQKPMFIKDDESKTIDQLAAFARRQLAMKQKEYLVATYTVMGHTYAGYPWAVNTLVDVDDDYLGIHEPLWCVERTFIKSRSEGTLTQLKLIKPHTLQLGV